Within Hydrogenispora ethanolica, the genomic segment GTACGCCCGGGTCGTCAAGATCCGCAGGGCGGGGTCGGCGAAAAGGGCCAGCCCCAAAACGACCCACCAGCCGGTGAAATTGTAATAGGCGTAGATGCGCCGCAGTCTTTGGCGACCGTCCGCTTCCCGGTAAATGGCAAATTTATACGGGGTGAAAATATTCTTGAACGGGTTCAGCAACAGCGGCTGGATCAGCATTCCGATCTTGTACCCCATGGAATAAACCCCGACCGCGCTCAGATTGACTAGATCTTTCATCAGGTACCGGTCCAGCAGCGTCAGCGCCCACCCGCCGATCTGGCCCGGCAGTAGCCCCAGTCCGTAGGCGAGCATCCTGGCCAAACCGGGCCGGTCGAGCACCGGCCGGAAATGCTTGATGTCCCCCAGCAGCAGCGCCCCCAGCACGGTGCCGGAGGCGACAGTCTGGGCTCTGACGGCGCCGGGGATTCCTCCATGGAGAAGGGTCAAGAAACAGAAGGTCAGAACCACCGCCAGCAACAGATTGGCCAGCGTCACCAGGCTGCTCCGCCAGGCCTGGTAGCGCATGGTCATGTCCGCGCTGTAAATGCTGATCAAGGAGGCCAGGAGTGCATTGACGGCGCTGAGCCCGATGAATTCCGGACCATGGGGATTGCTCCCGAACACCCTGGCGGAGAGCGGCCCGGCGGCCGCCAGAATGATCAGGATATTCAACACGCCCCAGAAGATGCCGAACGTCAAGGCGGTGTTCTTTAAGCGCTGGGGTTCGGCGCTCTCGTAATAAAAGCGCGAGTATCCCGAGAATATCCCCAAGCCGGTCAAGGCGGTGCAGATGCTCTGAAACGAGGTCACTAGGGTAAATTCCCCGAATTGGCCGGGGGTAAAGTTCCGGGTATAGATGGGAATCAGGAACAGGTTCAAGATCTGAACCAGCAGCGACGACCCCAGATATACCAAGCTTTTTTTGAACATGCCGCCCCAATTCTCCATGCCCTTCGCCGGTTTCCTTTCCTTGACGCTTCACCAGGAGCCTTTGCCGCCGATCAATACTCCAAAGGTTTTGCCAATGATCCGCAGGTCCAGTCCGAGCGATTGATGGCGGATATAGTACAGATCAAACCGCAGTTTTTCCGCAGGCGACAATTCATAGCCGCCATGGACCTGGGCCCAACCCGTCAAGCCGGGCTTCACCCGCAACCGTTCCTTGAAACCGGCTACCTCCCGGCTGAACGATACAATCAGCGCCGGTCTTTCCGGCCGGGGACCGACGATACTCATCTCCCCCCGTAACACATTGATTAATTGCGGAAGCTCATCGATCTTGGTTTTCCGGATGAACCGTCCCACCCGGGTGGCGCGGACGTCATCCTTCACCGCCCACTGTTGGCCGTTGCTCTCGGCTCGCACCACCATCGAGCGCAGCTTCAAGATGATAAAGGGCTTGCCATCCAGGCCGGCGCGCACTTGCTTATAGAATACCGGCCCTTTGGATTCGAGGCGGATCAGCGCCCCGAAAAATAGCAGCAGCGGGGCTCCCAATGCCAGTCCGACGAGGGACAACCCCACATCCAGCAGCCGTTTGATTCTCGGGTACCAAACCCGGCCATCGCCCATTCGCTGGGATAATGCCGGGGATAAGGCAACCTCTTTCACTTGCGAAACCTCCCCCGGCGGGTTTCCCTCCCCCGAGCCCGCAATGTCATCAAGCGATGATTACATATCTTGGAATTTGGTTTCAACGGTGCCTACACTGTAGACGATATGCGGGCCAACCGGGGCATGAATGCCCCGGCTACAAGATGGAAGTCCGAGTCAGGACGGCTAAAGGCAAGCGGCCAGGGATGGCAGTACGCGCAGCCCCTTCCGTGGCTAATTTTCAGCAGAATATTGCATCCCGTTTTTAGGGCCTTTCAAGGTCCTTTCGCCTTGTAGCCGGGTGATTTATCGCCCGGTCGGCGTTCAATTTCGTCAGCTAAATTTTCCCACAATAGCTTGATGACATTGCCCCGAGCCCGACGGGCGCCCACCCAAAACTTGCCGGAGACCGGAATCCTTGTCCCCGGTACGTTATACATATTCGAATTGGCTTTTTGTTATGTCATTGATTTTTCCGATTCACAAACGGGAATACGGATCGAGTCATTGCGTGGGGAAACAGGGGCGGCGCGGATTTGGGAATCAAAAAAATAAAAAGGCTGCGGTTTCCCGCAACCTTCGATGCCTCCAGCGAATGGCATGTTTTGAAAATCTTCTATTGTGGTCCCACCGGATCGCTGATCGTCACAAAGCGCCCGTCGTCAGCGCCGGTATACATTGGCCAGCCAGGCCCGGGTGTCCACCGCCGGAGCGGCGGCATCGTTCTTGTATTGCTGATACTTGCTGCCGCGCGATATCAAAACCTCATTGCCGATCGGGCTGTTCAAGACCTGTTTCAACTTGCCGAGCACCTCGTCGTAGTTGAAGAAGCGGCAGGAAAAAAGGTCGAAATAGGCCCGTTTGGATTCGGCGAAGTAATGCAGGCTGATATGGCTCTCCGCGATCATGGTCAGCACCGAGGTCACCTGTTCCGATCCGGCCCGGTTCTTGACCATGTAAGGCCGGATGATCGGCGTCATCCCGATCTGAAACGGCATCGTATCGAAGAGCTGGAACAGATCGTCCATGCTCCGCGGGCCGTTATATTCCTGAATATCCAGGAAAACGTGGGGACCGAAATCCAAGGCTTCATGGATCTCGATCGGCGACGGATAACTCTCTTTCCTGCCCCGCTCCAATTGATAAGTGGAGACTTTCTCCGCCGGGAAGGCGTTGCGCAGCAACCGTTCCAGTTCGACGGCGTCGAATGGTTCCGGCGAAAGCAGGTCGACGAAGTAAGTCTCCCGGAAAGAGAAGGTATGAATCGTAAAATGGCCGCCCGCCAGAAAAACAAAGGCGCTAATTCCGCAATCCTCCGGCACCACGCCATTGTAATAGGGCAGGATCATCGGGGGCATCACCGTCTTCATCCCCAATTTCTGAGGAATCTCCTCCAGCGCCTCGTATACCAGCAACATATCATCCAAACGGGAGCGATACCCGCGAAATGCATCCATCACAAAATGATACATCCGAACCCCTCCTTCAGCGTTTTATTTCTCGTCCCAAGCAACCGGCCGTGAATGCCGGAGACTGGACTTTTTCATCTTATTGATCCATCCCTGAAAATATGCAACCCACCGGTTCCGATGGTTGCCAGGCTGATACAAATAGAAAACAAATTACATTATATACTATGGCCGCCGAGCGTCAATACTTTTTTCGCTGGAAACGGCTTCAGTAAAATAGCGTCGGGACCCGGCGCGCTCCGGCCCGGGAAACCGGACCGGTAAAAAAGGAGTTGCAACGGATCAGGGAAGCCAGTACAATGGAAGAGGGAAAAATTACCGTTAATGGGGAAAAGTGAGGTATCCCATGCAAATCTGCACCGGTTGCAATACGAGTAATCTCAATACCGCGGTCCGCTGTGAAAAATGCGGCGGAGAGTTGATCCCCGTCGTACCCCAGGAGACATTGCCAATGAGCCGGCCCGCCACCCACCAGGAAATGGTCGAAGTAATGGGCCAAATTCAGGCTCAACATATCGGACTGGCCACGGTTTTTTCATTTCTCATCCCCGGCCTGGGACAGATCTTCAAAGGTGAATTGGGCAAGGGCGTTATCATCATGATCGCCATGGTGGTGGGGCTCATTCTCGTCGGCGCATTCACCGCCGATCTGCCGGGTGGCCGGTGGATCGTTGCAATCGCCTACTTCATCGCCTGGATCTTCAATATTGTCGATGCCCGGTCTTGACGGAACGCGCCCCCGCGAAAAACATATCCTGCTCCGTTGCTCCGTGCAACAACTCCGGGAATGCTTTTCGGTGTAGTTTGTTTTGCCCCGGTTTACCCTCGTGACGCTCCGGGTTCCCGGGCGCAAAAAGGTCGGCCCTGCCCCTCGGCTCCGCTTCCGGGTCGTTTCCCCCGGATCCATTTTTTAACTTGAATTCTTGGGAATTCATGATATGATAAATACAATGCCTAAACTAAGGTTCGTATGGTTCGCAAGTTCAAATCCGGAAATTGCCTCCTATATAAGCCCGAGGGAAGGTAAAACAGCCTACCAGGCTTAAAACGGAGGTCTTTTATGTTTCAAGACAAAACCTTATCCTGCAAAGATTGCGGGAACGACTTCACCTTTACTGCCAGCGAGCAAGAGTTCTTCGCAGAGAAAGGGTTCACCAATGAGCCCGGTCGTTGCCCCGCCTGCCGGGCCGCCCGGAAGGAACAGTCCGGCCGCGGCCGCAATCAGGGCCGTTCGGACCGGCAAATGTACACCGCGGTCTGCCACGCTTGCGGCAAGCCGGCCACGGTTCCCTTTCAACCCAGCGGTGACAAACCGGTATATTGCCGCGATTGTTTCCAACCTCGCCGTTCGTATTAGAATAACCGCAGGACCGGAATCCCTTGCCATCTTTGCCGCGTTGCCGGAGCAACGCGGCAGAATTGCTATCGTGGCGGGGGATTTGTCTTATTCCGGGGTTGGCGCGGATGGGGGCGGCCCGGCCGCCCGAAAATAACCAAAACAGGACGCTCCCTCCCAAAAAAATGAACGGTGCCGCTCCGGCGCGCCGTCCGATCTGAATTCAATGCGTAAAGGAACGATCCATGAACAATCTCATTTTTTCCGAGTTAAACCTATCCAAAGAGACGCTGAAGGCCATCGCCGAGATGGGCTTCGAAGAAGCGACCCCCATTCAGTCCCAGGCGATTCCGCCGGCGCTGGAGGGGAAGGACCTCATCGGCCAGGCCCAGACCGGCACCGGCAAGACCTGCGCCTTCGGCATTCCGGCCATTGAGCGGATCATCCCGCAGTTGCGGGCGGTGCAAGTCCTGATCCTCTGCCCCACCCGGGAATTGGCCATCCAGACCGCCGAGGAGCTGAAGAATGTCGCCAAATACAAGCGGGGCCTGCACATCCTGCCGATCTACGGCGGCCAGTCCATGGAACGCCAGATCATGGCGCTGCGCAACAATCCGCAGCTTATCGTGGGCACGCCGGGCCGGGTCATGGACCACATGCGCCGCAACACCCTGAGGCTCTCCGGCCTGAAGATGCTGGTCCTGGACGAAGCGGACGAGATGCTGAACATGGGCTTCCGCGAGGATATCGACACCATCCTGGAGCAGGTGCCCCAGGAACGCCAGACCGTCCTCTTCTCGGCCACCATGCCGCGGCCGATCATGGAGCTGACCGCCAAATACCAGCGCGAGCCGGTCTTCATCAAAATCGCCCATAAGGAGCTGACCGTCCCCGGGGTGGAACAATTCTACCTGGAGGTCCGGGAAGCCCACCGGCTGGATGTGCTGACCCGGCTGATCGACGCCAACGGCATCCGCCTGGCCCTGGTCTTCTGCAATACCAAACGCCGCGTGGATGAGCTCGCCGCCAAGCTGGGGGCCAGCGGCTACGCCGCCGAGGCGCTGCACGGCGACATGAAACAGGCCCAGCGGGACAAGGTCATGGCCCGCTTCCGCGAAGGGACCATCGAGATCCTGATCGCCACCGACGTGGCCGCCCGGGGCATCGACGTCGACAACATCGAGGCGGTGTTCAACTATGACCTGCCCAGCGACGAAGAGTACTACGTGCACCGCATCGGCCGCACCGGCCGGGCCGGAAAGACCGGCAAGGCCTATACCTTCATCTTCGGCCGGGAGCTCTTCAAGCTCAAGGATATCCAGCGCTATACCCGCTCCACCGTGGCCTTCATGAAGCCACCCTCGCTGCTGGACGTGGAGGAGAGCAAGGTCGGCAACGTCATCGACCGGCTCAGGGAGACCATTCGCGCCGGCCAGCACACCAAGTATATCGCCTACATCGAGAAGCTGGCGGCGGAGGAGAACGCTTTCGAAGGGGAGCAGGAGAACGAGCTGGCGGATCTGACCACCCTGGATATCGCCGCCGCGCTGCTCAAGCTGGCGGTCAGCCCCAACAAGGCGGCCGCGGGCGAGGAAACGGCGCCGGCCCCGGATCCTTTCGACTCCCGGGCAGAGAGCGAGATGGTCCGGCTCTTCATCAATGCCGGCAGCCAGGACCGGATCCAGCCCCGCCATGTCATCGAGAGCATCGCCGGCAATACCAGCCTGCCCCGGAACCTGATCGGCGCCATCGACATCTGCGACAAGTTTACCTTTGTCGATGTGCCCCGGGCCTACGCCGACGAGGTGATGTCCTCGCTGAAGATGAACCGCCTCAACGGCCGGCGGATCAATATCGAGAAAGCCAACCGCCAGGCCTCCCGAAACCCCCGGGCCCGGTTCAACCGGGTCAAGACGCCCCGGCCCTGAGCGCCCCCCTGACCGCGGCCCGCTCCCGGCGACTACTGGCCCTTGCGGTAGTCGCCCGGGGTCCGGCCGGTGATCTTCTTAAAGACTTCATAAAAGAATTTCAAGTCCTTGATCCCCACCTGGGCCGCGATATCGATCACCTTCAGGTCGGTGGTCTGCAGCAGGTGGCAGGCCTCCTCGATCCGCAGCTTCTGGATGTAATCGCTGAAATTGAGCCCGCTCACTTCCTTGAAGAGTTTGCTGAAATAGTTTTTGCTGATGAAGGAACGGACCGCCAGGTCCTCCAGCTTGACCTGGGTATTGTAGTTGCCTTTCAGATAGTCGATGGCTTTGCCGATCATCTGGCGGTGCTGCGGCGAGGGGTTCCGGGCGCTCGAAAGCTCCATGGCCCGGAAGATCTTGATGATCAGCTCGATGAGGTAGGCCCGGATCAGATCGAGATAGCCCTTGCGCATCGCCTGGTACTCCTGGTACATCTTCCCGAACAGCTCTCCGACCTCGTGAAGCTCCACCCCCTGCAGGCTCAAGTCGGGAATGGGCGTATACTCCCGGGGAAAGAGCGACTTGAACAGGAACGACGAGGCCAGCGCCGAGAAATGGCTGCTGCCCAGGAGCGAGGCGTCGATAAACTTGGGCGTGAAAACGCAGTTGTAGACCACGGGGTTCTCGGCGCCCCGCCCCGGATCGGCGAAGAAGCCGTGCGGCACGTCGTCGTGGATCACAAACAGATCCCCTTTGCCGGTCCGGTACTGCTGGTCGCCGACGATATGAATGCCGCTGCCCGCGCTGACATAGGCGATCTCGATGAAATCGTGCCGGTGCAGCCGGTTGCAATACTCCTCCAGCTCGGTGGAGCGGTTGATATAGACTTCCTCGCCCGCCCGGAAAAGGGTCTTCCCCTCCAGCAGCGGATAATGGCCTTGCTTCATCCTGTCATCCTCGCTTGCGCCCGATATCGGAAAATCACCCAAAAACAGCATAACATCCTCCCGCGCCCCACCCGCCGGGCCGCGGTTATAATGAGAGGAGAGCCCTGGGGGCCGGCAACGCAGGGCAACTCACGACATTCATTGTATCAAGGGAGGCGGGTTTATCAGATGAACCATACGATTTTGGAAGCGAAAGTACGCGACGGCTACCAAACCGCCCGGGAGATCTATGCCGCATACGGGGTGGACACCGACCAGGTCCTGGACCAGCTGGCCGGGGTGCAGATCTCGCTCCATTGCTGGCAGGGCGATGATGTCGGCGGCTTTGAGGCCGGCGCCGGGGAACTCTCGGGCGGCGGGATCCTCGCCACCGGCAATTATCCGGGCAAAGCCCGCAACGGCGAAGAGCTGCGCCAGGACCTCGGCACGGCCCTGGGCCTGATCCCCGGGAAGCACCGGGTCAACCTCCATGCCAGCTATGCCGAGACCGGCGGCGATTTCGTCGAGCGCGACCAGCTGACCATCGACCTCTTCCAAAACTGGCTGGCCTGGGCCGAGGGACAGGGGATCGGGCTGGATTTCAACCCCACCTTCTTCTCCCATCCCAAGGCGGCCGCGGGCTTCACCCTGTCGAGCCGCGATCCCGCGATCCGTTCCTTTTGGATCCGCCACGCCCAGTGCTGCCGGGAGATCGCGGCCCGGATGGGCGCCAGGCTGGGGAGCCCCTGCGTCAATAATATTTGGGTCCCCGACGGCTCCAAGGACCTGCCCGCCGACAGGCTAGTCCACCGCCAGCTGCTCAAGGAGTCCCTGGATGAAATCCTGGCGGTCTCCTACGACCGGGCCCAACTGGTCGACGCGGTCGAGAGCAAGCTTTTCGGGATCGGCTCCGAGAGCTACGTGGTGGGCTCGCACGAATTCTACATGGGGTACGGCCTCAGCCGGCAGATCGCCATCTGCCTCGACATGGGCCATTTCCATCCCACCGAAAGCATCGCCGACAAGCTCTCGGCCCTCTTGCTCTTCGCTCCCCACCTGCTGCTCCATGTCAGCCGGGGCGTCCGCTGGGACAGCGACCACGTCGTGATCCTGAATGACGACCTGATCGCCCTGGCGCACGAGATCAAGCGCTGCGACGCCTGGAACCGGATCTCGCTGGCCCTGGATTTCTTCGACGCCAGCATCAACCGGATCAGCGCCTGGGTCATCGGCGCCCGCGCCACGCTCAAAGCGCTGCTCTACGCGATGCTGGAGCCGACCGACCGCCTGGCGGCGGAGGAGGCCCGGGGCAATCTCGGCAACCGCCTCGCCCTGCTGGAAGAGCTGAAGACCCTGCCCTTCGGGGCCGTCTGGCATCAATACTGCCTCACCCAAAACGTGCCCGTGGGAACCGCCTGGCTGGACCATGTCGCCGCCTACGAACGGGACGTCCTGGCCAAGCGCGGCCGCTGATCCAGGCCGCCTCGTGCCTCGTCCCGACGAGCGGGTGCCACTGCCTCCGAGCGGCGGCATTCCCTCCTCCGGGGCCGTCCGGCGGCCCTCAGCGGCGGTTCCGGCGCAGCTTCATGACGAAAAGGACCGCCCAGACCGCGATCAGGCCGAAGATGGCGTATTGCAGCGGCGTGATCCTGGCGAAGTCGAGCTTGGTGAACCAATACACCGCCACGGCCGCGAATAAAAGGTCCGCATAGTATTTTTTCATCATCCAACTCCCGTCCGCGGCGGTCGGTGCTTCCGGCCGCCGCTTTTCATTGCCCGCGGCCGGTCAGCCGTCCGCCTTGAACTCTTCCAGCAGCGCCCGGCGCATCGCGGCGACCGGGGCCGCGCAACCGGTCCAGATCGTAAAGCCGATCGCCCCCTGGTTGACTAGCATCCCCAGGCCGTCCAGGGCTTTGGCCCCCCGGGCGCGGACCTCCTTCAGGAATGCGGTGTCCGGCGGGTTGGGAATGGCGTCGCAGACGATCAGGCCCGGGCCGATGGTGTCGTAAACCAGCTCCGGCTTAGCCGCCACGTCGGGATAGAGCCCGATCGAGGTGGCGTTGATCAGCACGTCGGTGCCGGCGGGAACGGCATAGGGCGCGTCCCAGGCCGCCAGCTCCGCCCGGACGCCGGTATTGCGGTTCAACAGCTCGACCAGCTCCCGGCCCCGGCCGGCGCTGCGGTTGACGACGGTGATCCGCTCCGCTCCGGCCAGCGCCAGCTCCACGCCGATGGCGCGGGCCGCCCCGCCGGCTCCCAGGATCACCACCCGCTTGCCGGACGGGTCGGTCCCCGCCTCCTCCCGCAGCGATTGCAGGAAGCCCTTGCCGTCGGTATTGGCCCCGATCAGCCGGTCGCCCCGGCGGTAGACGGTGTTGACCGCGCCCATCAGGCGGGCGTCGTCCTCCACTTCATCCAGGTAGGCCAGGACCCTGACCTTATGCGGGATCGTCAGGTTGACGCCCCGCATATTGAAGGCGCGCATGCCCCGGATGGCCGCCTCCAGGTCCTCCGGTTTCACCTCGACGGTGAGATAACGAAAGTTCAATCCGGCCGCCCGGAATGCGGCTTCCTGCATCACCACGGTGGGATTCTCCGCCACCGGACAACCGAAAACCCCCACCAGCTCCGCCCGGTAATTCTGCTCCGCGGGCATGGACACCCCTCCTTAGCCAATGTTTCGTTGGGCGGCCGTCCGGCCTTCCGGCACGTCCGCTTTTCCTAACAATATTCGCAATCCGGTCGCAATCTCCTTTCGCGATTTGCGGCCGCCGGAACGCTCCTCGCCCCTTCCGAGGCCCGCCGCCGATCCGCCCGCGCCCCGGGAAGGGCTTCTGGAAGCTGCGGCGGATCCTCCGAAGCCTGCGGCGGACCTTCCGAAGGCCCCGGACCCTCCTCCCGAAGCTTTAGAAGGCCGGCGAAACGGTCCGGCGGTGCGGCCGGACGCTTTGCGGGAAGCGGCAGGATTGGAAGAGGTGGGGAAAAGTTCAAGGGGTGAGTTCTGTGGGCCCAAAACCCGACTCACCCCCCGAGCATCTCTCTGCCGTTATCCGCTTTAGGAATCCCGCGAGGCTTTCTCGTATTCCAGCGGGGTCATACCCTGGCTGTCTTTGAATACCTTGAAAAAGTAGTTGTAGTTTTGAAATCCGACGTCGCTTGCGATCTCTTTCACCCTCTTGCGGCCTTCGGCCATCAGCAGCTTGGCCTTTTCGATCCGGATCCAGTGCAAGTACTCGATGACGCCCTTGCCGCTGTCCTTCTTGAACTTGCGGCTGAGATAGGAGCTGTTGACCCCGGTATGACGGGCGATGGCGCCGAGGGAGAGCTCCTCCCGGTAGTGGCGGTAGATATAGGCGATGGCCTTCTGGGTGACCTCGTCGTACCCGGGGTTCAGGCAGAAGAGCTCCAGGAGGTCGATGAGCTTTTCATAGCCGGCCAGGAGCCAGTCGCGCATTTCTTGCAGGGTGTCAAACTTCTCCAGCTGGGCATAGGGGTCCTGGCCGTCGCCGTAGATCAGCGCGGTGTCGATGCCGGAGTCCCGGGCAATTTTGGTGATGATATTGACCAGGCTCACCAGGGCCAGCTTGATGGAGGTCGGGTTGGGCTGGTAGCGCTGGATGCGGCGGAAGATCTCCGCCACGCTTTGCCGCAGCGGGTCCCGCTCGTACCCCTTGATCAGCTCGAGAATGCGCTTCTCATCCTGGATCTCCAGGACCGGCAGATTCGGCTGGGCCGCTCCCACCGCCGGATCGTAAAAGATGCGGTCCTTCCCCTCGTAAAACTTCTGGCCCAGCAGCCGCCGGGCTTTCCGGTAATGGCCGCAGACTTCGGAGAGGCCGGGGCAGACTCCGTCCAGGCCGAAACAGGCGGTGATATTCAGATAGCGCTTGCTGGTGCTCCTCATCCGGTTGAGCGCCGTGAAGACCGCATTGTACATCTCCTGGGTGCTGTGCAGCTCCGCGAAGGAGAAGATGACCACGAACCGCCCCTCCTCCAGCAGCGAAATGAGGGCCCTGCCCATGTCCTGCAAGATCTCGGCGCTCATATCGGCGAAGGATTTCAAGAGGTTGTCGAGCTCTCCGGGGCTGAATTTCTCGCGCAGCAGCACATAATCGTCGATCTCCCCCGCCGCCACCACCAGGTTGCGCAGTCCCAGGTCGAGATGGAGCGCGGCGATCTGCCGCCGGGCCTCGTCCGGATCGGCCAGCCCTTCGCGGACCAGCCGCCCGATGAAGTTCTGGCGCAGCACGGCCCGGCCGGTCTGGAGCTGTTCGGCCAGGCGCCGCTGCTCGGCGTCGGCCCGCCGCTCGCGGCGGATGCTCTCCCCGACCGCGCGCAACAGCTGCAGCAGGCTCTCGGCGGTGACGGTGTGTTTCAGCAGGTAGTCGCAGGCTCCCCGCTTCAGGCTCTCCTTGACGTACTGGAAATCGTCGTAGGCGCTCAGGGCGATCACCTTGATCTGGGGATAGTGCTCCTGAACGTATTGGATGATCATCACCCCGTCGACGCCGGGCATATTCATGTCGGTGATGATCAGGTCCGGAAGCTCGGCCTCGATGACCCGGATCGCCTCGGCGCCGTTGGTCACGGCGTCGCACAGGTAAAAGCCTTCCTCCTCCCAGGGGATGAGCTTTTTCAAATGGGTGTGGACAAAGACGTCGTCGTCGATGAGCAGCGTTTTGAGCACCTGCTACGCCTCCTTGCCGTCGAGCGGCAGACTGACTTCGACCGTGGTGAAAAGGTTGGGGCAGCTCTCGATGCGCAAGCCGTAATCATTCCCGAAATAGAGCCGGATCCGTTCCTGGACGTTCTTGATGCCGATGGCGCAGAAATGATTCCCCGAGACATTCTCCTCCGAAAGCACCCGGGCGATCATCTCCTGGGTCATGCCGATCCCGTCGTCGGTGATGGTGAAGATCATCCGCTCCGCGAAACTGAAGCCCTTGACCTGAATGACCCCCGGGCCTTTCTTGGGCCCGATGCCGTGGATGATGGCATTCTCCAGGATCGGCTGGAGCAGGAATTTGGGCAGCTTGTGCTCGAGCAGGGCCGGCTCGATGGCCAAATCCACCTGGAACTTGTCGTAGTACCGGAACTCCTGCAGGTTCAGGTAATTGCGGAGATACTCCAGCTCGCGCCCGACGGTGATGAAATCGTCCTCCTTGCCCATGCTCACCTGGAGTAGCTGGATCAAGGAGGTCAGGAGGGATTCGATGTTCCCGGCCTTTTGGGCGTTGGCCATCAGCTTGGCCGTATTCAGCACGTTGGAGATGAAGTGGGGGTTGATCTGGGCCTGCAACGCTTTCAGCTCGGCGGTGCGTTTTTGGGCCTCGGTCTGCTGGATATCGGCCAGGAGGTTGCGGATCTCGGTGACCATCGCATTGAAATCCCGCGTCACCTCGGCGATCTCGTCCCGGTTCTCATCGGCCACGGCCACCCCGAGATTGCCCTTCTTCACCTCGGTCATGGCATGAATCAGCTTATTCAGCGGGCCGGAGATGCTCCGGGTAAAGATCACCGACAGCAGCACCGCCAGCAAAAAGCAGCCGATGCCCAGGAGCATGATGCCGTTGCGGATCCGGCCCGACTCGTAATTCAGATAGGAGTAGGGAATGGTGGTCACCACGTACCAGCCGGCGTTCTGAATGGGGGAAAACGCCACCAGATGCGGCTGCTCTCCGATTTTCAGGCTGAAGGTGTTCCGGCCCCGCCGCTCCGCGGCGTGCAACGCGGCGATTAAGGAGCGTTCGGGGTAGGGCTTTTTGAAAGGCAGGGCCGCGGTCCGGCTGGACACCACCGTGCCCCGGCCGTCCAGGATGAAGATCTCGCCGCCCCGCCCCATGTCGATATCCTGGTAGATCTGGGAGAAGAATTTCTCGTCGGTCCGGATCAGCACCGCGCCGATATACTCCCCTTCATACAGGCTCTTGATGGCCCTGCCCACCAGCAGCCCGTTCTCGAAGTCGATCACCCGGTTGACCAGATGGTCCTCATCCTGCCAGCCCAGGGCGCGCCAGACCGGAATGCCGTTCCGGGCCCGGATCTCCGTCAAAAAACGCTCCTGGTATCCGGCTTTCAAATTCAATTTGTAGTTTTCGTCGCCGTAGGCGATGATCTTGCCGCCCCGGGGGGTGAAGAGGAGCACGTCCGAGATATCGTGCAAAAAGGAGAACTTATTCACCATCATGGTGCGCATGCTGTACTTGGCGTCCAGCACCTGCCAGTCGCTGAGGGTGTCGAAATGGATCAGCGTGTGCTGGACGATCTCCGAGAACCCCACGTCGATGGTATCGTTCTCCATCCGGTTCATCTGGACCCTGATATTCTGGCACACCTGGTTGACGACCTGGATCGAATAGGTGTTGATCTTGTTGCGAATCGCCATGCTCGACTGGCGGAAGGAGTAGAGCCCGGTAATGACCATGGGCAACAGCGAAAGCAGCAAAAACA encodes:
- the aroE gene encoding shikimate dehydrogenase; translated protein: MPAEQNYRAELVGVFGCPVAENPTVVMQEAAFRAAGLNFRYLTVEVKPEDLEAAIRGMRAFNMRGVNLTIPHKVRVLAYLDEVEDDARLMGAVNTVYRRGDRLIGANTDGKGFLQSLREEAGTDPSGKRVVILGAGGAARAIGVELALAGAERITVVNRSAGRGRELVELLNRNTGVRAELAAWDAPYAVPAGTDVLINATSIGLYPDVAAKPELVYDTIGPGLIVCDAIPNPPDTAFLKEVRARGAKALDGLGMLVNQGAIGFTIWTGCAAPVAAMRRALLEEFKADG
- a CDS encoding L-rhamnose isomerase, coding for MNHTILEAKVRDGYQTAREIYAAYGVDTDQVLDQLAGVQISLHCWQGDDVGGFEAGAGELSGGGILATGNYPGKARNGEELRQDLGTALGLIPGKHRVNLHASYAETGGDFVERDQLTIDLFQNWLAWAEGQGIGLDFNPTFFSHPKAAAGFTLSSRDPAIRSFWIRHAQCCREIAARMGARLGSPCVNNIWVPDGSKDLPADRLVHRQLLKESLDEILAVSYDRAQLVDAVESKLFGIGSESYVVGSHEFYMGYGLSRQIAICLDMGHFHPTESIADKLSALLLFAPHLLLHVSRGVRWDSDHVVILNDDLIALAHEIKRCDAWNRISLALDFFDASINRISAWVIGARATLKALLYAMLEPTDRLAAEEARGNLGNRLALLEELKTLPFGAVWHQYCLTQNVPVGTAWLDHVAAYERDVLAKRGR
- a CDS encoding cache domain-containing sensor histidine kinase — its product is MHPIFQRVNLKNLASLRRKAGYAIRSIRIQTRLILLFLLLSLLPMVITGLYSFRQSSMAIRNKINTYSIQVVNQVCQNIRVQMNRMENDTIDVGFSEIVQHTLIHFDTLSDWQVLDAKYSMRTMMVNKFSFLHDISDVLLFTPRGGKIIAYGDENYKLNLKAGYQERFLTEIRARNGIPVWRALGWQDEDHLVNRVIDFENGLLVGRAIKSLYEGEYIGAVLIRTDEKFFSQIYQDIDMGRGGEIFILDGRGTVVSSRTAALPFKKPYPERSLIAALHAAERRGRNTFSLKIGEQPHLVAFSPIQNAGWYVVTTIPYSYLNYESGRIRNGIMLLGIGCFLLAVLLSVIFTRSISGPLNKLIHAMTEVKKGNLGVAVADENRDEIAEVTRDFNAMVTEIRNLLADIQQTEAQKRTAELKALQAQINPHFISNVLNTAKLMANAQKAGNIESLLTSLIQLLQVSMGKEDDFITVGRELEYLRNYLNLQEFRYYDKFQVDLAIEPALLEHKLPKFLLQPILENAIIHGIGPKKGPGVIQVKGFSFAERMIFTITDDGIGMTQEMIARVLSEENVSGNHFCAIGIKNVQERIRLYFGNDYGLRIESCPNLFTTVEVSLPLDGKEA
- a CDS encoding response regulator, whose amino-acid sequence is MLKTLLIDDDVFVHTHLKKLIPWEEEGFYLCDAVTNGAEAIRVIEAELPDLIITDMNMPGVDGVMIIQYVQEHYPQIKVIALSAYDDFQYVKESLKRGACDYLLKHTVTAESLLQLLRAVGESIRRERRADAEQRRLAEQLQTGRAVLRQNFIGRLVREGLADPDEARRQIAALHLDLGLRNLVVAAGEIDDYVLLREKFSPGELDNLLKSFADMSAEILQDMGRALISLLEEGRFVVIFSFAELHSTQEMYNAVFTALNRMRSTSKRYLNITACFGLDGVCPGLSEVCGHYRKARRLLGQKFYEGKDRIFYDPAVGAAQPNLPVLEIQDEKRILELIKGYERDPLRQSVAEIFRRIQRYQPNPTSIKLALVSLVNIITKIARDSGIDTALIYGDGQDPYAQLEKFDTLQEMRDWLLAGYEKLIDLLELFCLNPGYDEVTQKAIAYIYRHYREELSLGAIARHTGVNSSYLSRKFKKDSGKGVIEYLHWIRIEKAKLLMAEGRKRVKEIASDVGFQNYNYFFKVFKDSQGMTPLEYEKASRDS